A region of Pseudomonas sp. Marseille-Q3773 DNA encodes the following proteins:
- a CDS encoding NUDIX domain-containing protein — MTSKERHSTLICLQAGKVLLVRKATGAWSLPGGKIDPGETQLDAARRELHEETSLEMRDAQFLGHHVFDAEEHWLYRMAVPPGMAPSPAHEIVECRWFSGDELNQATVKPKDLELLRREGCIGSRT; from the coding sequence ATGACCAGCAAGGAACGACACTCGACTCTCATTTGCCTGCAAGCCGGCAAGGTCCTGCTGGTGCGCAAAGCGACCGGCGCATGGTCATTGCCCGGAGGCAAGATCGATCCCGGGGAAACCCAGCTCGATGCGGCCCGGCGTGAATTGCACGAGGAGACAAGCCTGGAAATGCGCGACGCCCAATTCCTCGGCCACCACGTATTCGATGCCGAGGAACACTGGCTCTATCGAATGGCCGTGCCACCCGGGATGGCGCCCTCTCCCGCGCACGAGATCGTGGAGTGCCGCTGGTTCAGCGGCGACGAGCTCAACCAGGCGACAGTGAAGCCGAAGGACCTCGAATTGCTCAGGCGCGAAGGCTGCATCGGTAGCAGAACGTGA
- a CDS encoding aldose 1-epimerase family protein, with product MFPLKRFVALSALCATSHAMAWDYVLLDTDKAAQNWQITSQQLGVNTGKPFSVTLRTLHGGRQEGVSIVDIDNGTMKLSVVPTRGMNILQASVGTVRLGWDSPVKEVVNPSFIELNGRNGLGWLEGFNELVTRCGYEWVGHPGIDNGELLTLHGRAANIPANKVTLHIDEKPPYAISLRGELKEQAFKKVDFAIATELVTEPGSVAFTVNDTLTNNGDYAKEYQALYHSNFSTPFLEEGARFAAPVKQVSPFNDKAKGDLPAWQSYRAPTRDYDETVYNVVPYADAKGDTLTVLHNKAGNLGVSVGFNTATLPVFSLWKNTDTQGQGYVTGLEPGTSFSYNRRYQRPLNLVPTIGPREHRQFLIRYSLLADKAAVDKALQQVNEIQGGRETEVRQTPLVDLSKG from the coding sequence ATGTTTCCCCTCAAACGCTTCGTTGCGCTCAGCGCCCTGTGCGCGACCTCCCACGCCATGGCCTGGGATTACGTTCTGCTCGACACCGACAAGGCCGCCCAGAACTGGCAGATCACCAGTCAGCAACTGGGCGTAAACACCGGCAAGCCCTTCAGCGTTACCTTGCGCACCTTGCACGGGGGACGGCAGGAAGGTGTCAGCATCGTCGACATCGATAACGGCACGATGAAACTGTCGGTCGTGCCGACACGCGGCATGAACATCCTGCAGGCCTCGGTCGGCACGGTGCGCCTGGGCTGGGACTCGCCGGTCAAGGAAGTGGTCAACCCGTCCTTCATCGAACTCAACGGGCGCAATGGCCTGGGCTGGCTGGAGGGCTTCAACGAGCTGGTTACCCGCTGTGGTTACGAATGGGTCGGCCACCCCGGCATCGACAATGGCGAATTGCTGACCCTGCACGGCCGCGCCGCCAACATTCCTGCGAACAAAGTCACCCTGCACATCGATGAGAAACCACCGTACGCCATCAGCTTGCGTGGCGAACTGAAAGAACAGGCGTTCAAGAAGGTCGACTTCGCCATCGCCACCGAACTGGTCACCGAACCCGGCAGCGTGGCGTTCACCGTCAACGACACGCTGACCAACAACGGCGACTATGCGAAAGAATACCAGGCGCTGTACCACAGCAACTTCAGCACGCCGTTCCTGGAAGAAGGTGCGCGTTTTGCCGCACCGGTGAAACAGGTGTCACCGTTCAACGACAAGGCCAAGGGCGACCTGCCCGCCTGGCAGTCCTACCGCGCGCCGACCCGGGACTACGACGAGACGGTCTATAACGTGGTGCCGTATGCCGATGCCAAGGGCGATACCTTGACCGTGTTGCACAACAAGGCGGGCAACCTGGGCGTCTCGGTCGGTTTCAATACCGCGACACTGCCGGTGTTCTCGCTGTGGAAGAACACCGATACCCAAGGCCAGGGCTATGTCACGGGGCTGGAGCCGGGGACGAGTTTTTCCTACAACCGCCGTTACCAGCGGCCATTGAACCTGGTGCCAACCATCGGCCCCAGGGAACACCGGCAGTTCCTTATCCGCTACAGCTTGCTGGCGGACAAGGCTGCAGTGGACAAAGCCTTGCAGCAGGTGAACGAGATCCAGGGTGGGCGCGAGACCGAGGTGCGACAGACGCCATTGGTTGATCTGAGCAAGGGTTGA